Proteins found in one Melioribacteraceae bacterium 4301-Me genomic segment:
- a CDS encoding NADH-quinone oxidoreductase subunit C — protein sequence MKTPEEIYELLKKEFGEAILTLDKALPVEPIVLVDPLQIHKVALFLRDNEELKFDSLMCLSGVDDANGERVKDEDGTESIKGGTLSVYYHLYSIPLKHKITLKVSTSRENPEVESVESVWKTADWHEREAFDLIGIRFLHHPDLRRILMPYDWEAGHPLRKDYKNPEFYQGMKVPY from the coding sequence ATGAAAACTCCTGAGGAAATTTACGAACTACTGAAAAAAGAATTTGGCGAAGCTATTTTAACTTTAGATAAAGCTTTACCTGTTGAACCCATTGTTTTGGTTGACCCGCTTCAAATTCATAAAGTTGCTTTATTTTTAAGAGATAACGAGGAGTTAAAATTTGACAGCCTAATGTGCCTATCCGGTGTTGATGATGCAAACGGTGAAAGAGTAAAAGATGAAGACGGCACAGAATCAATCAAAGGCGGAACATTAAGTGTTTACTACCATCTTTATTCTATTCCTTTGAAACATAAAATTACTCTTAAAGTCTCTACCTCAAGAGAAAATCCTGAGGTCGAATCTGTCGAATCAGTTTGGAAAACAGCTGACTGGCATGAAAGAGAGGCATTTGATTTAATTGGAATTAGATTTTTACATCACCCAGATTTAAGAAGAATTTTAATGCCTTATGATTGGGAGGCAGGTCATCCATTAAGAAAAGATTATAAGAATCCGGAATTTTATCAGGGAATGAAAGTACCCTATTAG
- the nuoB gene encoding NADH-quinone oxidoreductase subunit NuoB: protein MGLLDKEFSEDNIVIAKVEDLMNWARLSSIWQLGFGLACCAIEMMATSASHYDFDRFGVMPRNTPRQADAIIISGTVTLKMALRIKRLYEQMPDPKYIISMGSCSNCGGPYWEHGYHVLKGVDRVIPVDVYVPGCPPRPEALLEGLLKLQEKIRNESLRKKSA from the coding sequence ATGGGACTTTTAGATAAAGAATTTTCAGAAGATAATATTGTGATTGCCAAAGTCGAAGATTTAATGAACTGGGCAAGATTATCTTCGATTTGGCAGCTTGGTTTCGGTCTTGCATGTTGTGCAATTGAAATGATGGCAACTTCAGCTTCACACTATGATTTCGATAGATTTGGTGTAATGCCCCGAAATACGCCGAGACAAGCTGATGCAATTATAATTTCAGGGACTGTTACTTTAAAAATGGCTTTAAGAATTAAAAGGCTGTATGAACAGATGCCCGACCCGAAGTATATTATATCTATGGGGAGCTGTTCAAATTGCGGCGGTCCTTACTGGGAACACGGCTATCATGTGCTTAAAGGTGTAGATAGAGTTATTCCTGTTGATGTGTACGTTCCAGGCTGCCCACCTCGTCCCGAAGCTTTGTTAGAAGGATTATTAAAACTGCAAGAAAAAATTAGAAATGAATCGTTAAGAAAAAAGTCTGCATGA
- a CDS encoding NADH-quinone oxidoreductase subunit A, producing the protein MLTEFGKIFVFILLAIIFVIIAILFAKLIRPNRKTFEKLKIYECGEDSKGSPWVRFNIRFYVVALIFLIFDVEVVLLFPWALSYKEYGIYGFLAGLIFLLILGLGMAYEWRKGDLEWARPKIVPPKLKKLADNNKETNIQLESN; encoded by the coding sequence ATGCTTACAGAATTCGGAAAAATCTTCGTCTTCATATTATTAGCAATAATTTTTGTAATTATAGCTATTTTGTTCGCCAAATTAATCAGACCAAATAGAAAGACCTTTGAAAAACTAAAAATTTATGAATGCGGAGAGGACTCCAAAGGTTCGCCTTGGGTTAGGTTTAATATTAGATTTTATGTTGTAGCTTTAATTTTTCTAATTTTCGACGTTGAAGTAGTACTATTATTCCCCTGGGCATTAAGTTACAAGGAATATGGTATTTATGGTTTTTTGGCAGGATTAATATTTTTACTAATTCTTGGACTTGGAATGGCTTATGAGTGGCGTAAGGGAGATTTAGAATGGGCGCGACCAAAAATAGTTCCACCTAAATTAAAAAAGCTGGCTGACAACAATAAAGAAACTAATATTCAATTAGAATCAAATTAG
- a CDS encoding SPOR domain-containing protein yields MKIRLTILIIFVQFVTHSSILPQKWLNVLESSGQTVSIDTSNLKLVDNKISVLFRTHYKEPQKFSTFNEKVSIVKTQVLFNAESQKYTVIGNLYYDQKSKILGESNVPLYAISSTNFSVPINKNPLMALIYNKCLSSLKSSLPRINLNTDSLNIIAEKYLSSDSTLFVTRRDTLTSSVKDTAEVASTKEELLQNTISENKDKFNKINTLDTSNDAVNKFNNQEILAKDKYQTDSVIVPTYTAAQPIQENYDSKNESNIEGNIFTDGRLYCFQVSSWRNLRKAEQEVSKLKKEGHNAFVEEAEIPHRGKWYRVRIGFFHSLNDVQLYIKSMKK; encoded by the coding sequence ATGAAAATTAGGTTAACAATATTAATAATTTTTGTTCAGTTTGTTACGCATAGTAGTATACTACCGCAGAAATGGCTGAATGTTTTGGAGTCAAGTGGTCAAACAGTTTCGATTGATACTTCTAATTTGAAATTGGTCGATAACAAAATTTCAGTGCTATTCCGCACACATTACAAAGAGCCGCAAAAATTTTCTACTTTCAATGAAAAAGTAAGTATAGTTAAAACTCAAGTTCTTTTTAATGCTGAATCACAGAAATACACCGTAATAGGTAACTTATATTATGATCAAAAGTCAAAAATTTTGGGGGAATCAAATGTGCCTCTTTATGCTATATCTTCAACTAATTTTTCAGTGCCTATTAATAAGAATCCTTTGATGGCGCTTATTTACAATAAATGTTTAAGTTCTTTAAAAAGTTCTTTACCCAGAATTAATTTGAATACCGACTCGTTAAACATAATTGCAGAAAAGTATTTATCGTCAGATTCAACTTTATTTGTCACTCGTAGAGATACATTAACAAGCAGCGTAAAAGATACAGCAGAAGTTGCATCTACTAAGGAAGAATTATTACAAAACACAATTAGCGAGAATAAAGATAAGTTTAATAAAATTAATACATTAGATACATCTAATGATGCAGTAAATAAATTTAACAATCAAGAAATTCTAGCCAAAGACAAATACCAAACAGATTCAGTAATTGTTCCCACTTATACTGCAGCTCAACCAATCCAAGAAAATTATGATAGTAAGAATGAGAGTAACATTGAAGGCAATATTTTTACTGATGGTCGTTTGTATTGTTTTCAGGTATCATCATGGAGAAATCTTAGGAAAGCAGAGCAAGAAGTATCAAAATTAAAAAAGGAAGGTCATAACGCTTTTGTTGAAGAAGCAGAAATTCCTCATAGAGGCAAATGGTACAGAGTAAGGATTGGCTTTTTTCACTCGCTTAACGATGTACAGTTATATATCAAATCAATGAAAAAATAG
- the msrB gene encoding peptide-methionine (R)-S-oxide reductase MsrB: MKTKVVILILSAIVLIIFTALLFNKSSVSQHGNHLTADSIKSKGRGNETMKYKVVKSDEEWKRQLTPEQYHVLREKGTERPFSGKYYKLNEKGIYVCAACGNELFDSDTKFDAGCGWPSYFKPISDNAVVYQKDTSFGMIRTEVLCAKCGSHLGHVFDDGPEPTGLRYCINSVALEFEKTDTAKQTKQEIKK, encoded by the coding sequence ATGAAGACAAAAGTTGTGATATTAATTTTATCTGCTATAGTTCTTATAATTTTTACAGCTTTGCTATTTAACAAAAGTAGTGTAAGTCAACATGGAAACCATTTAACAGCTGACTCAATTAAGTCGAAAGGAAGGGGGAATGAAACAATGAAGTACAAAGTTGTAAAGAGCGACGAAGAGTGGAAGAGGCAATTAACACCTGAACAATATCACGTGTTAAGAGAAAAAGGAACAGAACGCCCATTTAGCGGCAAGTACTATAAATTGAATGAAAAAGGTATTTATGTATGTGCAGCATGTGGAAATGAATTATTTGATTCCGACACAAAATTTGACGCTGGCTGTGGGTGGCCAAGTTATTTTAAGCCAATTAGTGATAATGCAGTTGTATATCAAAAAGATACGAGTTTTGGTATGATTCGTACGGAAGTTTTATGTGCAAAATGCGGCTCACATTTAGGTCATGTTTTTGACGATGGACCTGAGCCAACAGGTTTAAGATATTGTATCAATTCAGTCGCTTTAGAATTTGAAAAAACTGATACTGCTAAACAAACTAAGCAAGAAATTAAAAAATAA
- the uvrC gene encoding excinuclease ABC subunit UvrC, whose amino-acid sequence MNEIIQNKLDNLPHLPGVYLFKNEKGKVIYVGKAKSLKNRVKSYFQSKVESPKTAALVSKIEDFELIVTDNEIEALVLENNLIKEYKPRYNVNLKDDKSFPYIRVTNEPFPRIFSTREVVKDGSKYFGPYTNVREMKSSLRMINQIFKIRSCNYDINEETIRKKKFKVCLDYHIKKCDGPCEGLVSQKSYNDMVNQVIKVLRGKTDDLIDELKIQMGLFSERLDFEKAAELRDKIEQLQIYSSKQKVVTNDFNDKDIISAAFEGKDVAATILNIRNGKLVGKKQLNLSCELNEELNQIYYAIIKFYYNDLVEVPQEIVIETEPLDSESLIEWLNKRAVKKCRFVIPQRQSEAMSLLSMCKQNAILQLKEIQLQRMKREGSVPYVLSALQRDLHLKNLPRKIECFDISNLQGTDSVASMVVFEDAKPKKSLYRKFIIKTVDGPNDFASMHEVITRRYLKLTEEKQKMPDLIMVDGGKGQLSTAIKALNELGLKNYEIIGLAKRLEEVYLPEHPEPQSIPKTSSSLKLLQHIRDEAHRFAITFHRLRRNKRTFTTELTQIKGIGPKLAQKLLSAFNSIEEIKTADEERLASIIGQSKAQLVKDFFSEEIKNN is encoded by the coding sequence ATGAACGAAATCATACAAAATAAATTAGACAACCTCCCACATTTGCCCGGGGTTTATCTTTTTAAGAACGAGAAAGGGAAGGTAATTTATGTCGGTAAAGCTAAAAGCCTAAAAAATAGAGTGAAAAGTTACTTCCAAAGTAAAGTTGAATCACCTAAGACCGCAGCACTTGTAAGTAAAATTGAAGATTTTGAATTAATAGTAACAGATAACGAAATAGAGGCTTTAGTTTTAGAAAATAATCTTATTAAAGAATACAAGCCAAGATATAACGTTAATTTAAAAGATGATAAATCGTTCCCCTATATTCGAGTTACAAACGAGCCCTTCCCAAGAATTTTTTCTACAAGAGAAGTAGTAAAAGATGGCTCAAAATATTTCGGCCCCTATACAAATGTACGAGAAATGAAATCCTCTTTAAGAATGATTAACCAAATCTTTAAGATTAGAAGCTGCAATTATGATATAAATGAAGAAACAATAAGGAAAAAGAAATTTAAAGTATGCCTCGATTATCATATTAAAAAATGCGATGGACCTTGTGAAGGTTTAGTCTCGCAAAAATCATATAATGATATGGTCAATCAAGTAATAAAGGTCTTGCGCGGCAAAACAGATGATTTAATTGACGAGTTAAAAATTCAAATGGGATTATTTTCTGAAAGGCTGGATTTTGAAAAAGCTGCCGAGTTGAGAGATAAAATAGAACAATTGCAAATTTATTCTTCTAAACAAAAAGTTGTAACAAACGATTTTAATGATAAAGACATAATCAGCGCAGCTTTTGAAGGCAAAGATGTAGCGGCTACTATATTAAACATTCGTAACGGTAAGCTCGTTGGGAAAAAACAACTAAATCTTTCATGTGAATTAAATGAAGAGCTAAACCAAATTTATTATGCAATAATAAAATTTTATTATAATGACTTAGTTGAAGTGCCTCAAGAAATAGTAATTGAAACTGAGCCGTTGGATAGCGAATCTTTAATCGAATGGCTGAATAAAAGAGCTGTGAAAAAATGTCGTTTCGTTATCCCTCAAAGACAAAGCGAAGCTATGTCCTTGCTTTCAATGTGTAAACAAAATGCAATTCTTCAACTGAAGGAAATACAACTTCAAAGAATGAAAAGGGAAGGCAGCGTGCCTTATGTGTTATCTGCTTTACAGAGAGATTTACACCTGAAAAACCTGCCAAGAAAAATTGAATGCTTTGATATATCTAACTTACAAGGTACTGATTCCGTAGCAAGTATGGTTGTTTTTGAAGATGCTAAACCTAAAAAAAGTCTGTATCGTAAGTTCATTATAAAAACTGTAGACGGACCAAATGATTTTGCCAGTATGCATGAAGTAATAACTCGAAGATACTTAAAGCTAACTGAAGAAAAACAAAAGATGCCCGATTTGATTATGGTTGACGGCGGCAAAGGACAATTATCAACTGCTATAAAAGCATTAAACGAACTGGGATTAAAAAACTACGAAATAATTGGATTAGCAAAAAGATTGGAAGAAGTATATTTGCCTGAGCATCCCGAACCTCAATCAATCCCTAAAACTTCATCAAGCTTAAAACTGCTGCAACACATTAGAGATGAAGCCCATCGTTTTGCAATCACATTCCATCGCTTAAGAAGAAACAAAAGAACTTTTACGACTGAATTAACACAAATAAAAGGAATTGGACCTAAATTAGCGCAAAAACTTCTTTCTGCCTTCAATAGCATAGAAGAGATAAAGACTGCTGACGAGGAAAGATTGGCCAGCATAATAGGACAAAGCAAAGCTCAATTAGTAAAAGATTTTTTTTCTGAAGAGATTAAAAATAATTAA
- the glgC gene encoding glucose-1-phosphate adenylyltransferase — translation MIYTGSSILRKTLTMILAGGQGERLFPLTKDRTKPSVPFGGKYRIIDFTLSNCLNSGLRKIYVLTQYKSDSLNKHLYEAWNIFNPELNEFIYSVPPQFKISNNWYLGTANAIHQNLNLIEDEPYEWVLLLSGDHIYKMDYLKMIQYHIEKKAHLTISAIDIPKEQANRFGVIEIDEQFKIKSFVEKPSNPPTIPNNPNSSFVNMGIYVFSADIIKEVLLKMEANKIKNHDFGKDVIPYMIKNNYDIFAYKFVDENKKDTPYWVDVGTIDSYYAASMDLISVNPHFNLYDNEWPLRTKQLQYPPAKTVSHEGERVGRAFNSLISDGTIISGGLVERSIVGFNVRVNSYTYVTDSIIMDNCKIGRHSRIRRTIIDKNVNIPEGTEIGFDIEADRKRFTVSETGIVVIPKNYVFNSK, via the coding sequence ATGATTTATACAGGGTCAAGTATTTTAAGGAAAACATTAACAATGATACTTGCAGGTGGACAAGGCGAGAGATTGTTCCCGTTAACTAAAGATAGGACAAAACCATCCGTGCCATTTGGAGGTAAATATCGAATAATTGATTTCACTTTATCCAATTGCTTAAATTCAGGCTTACGAAAAATTTATGTGCTTACTCAATACAAGTCTGATTCTCTTAACAAACATTTGTACGAAGCATGGAATATTTTTAATCCAGAGTTAAATGAGTTTATTTACTCTGTCCCTCCGCAATTTAAGATAAGTAATAATTGGTACCTTGGTACAGCAAACGCAATTCACCAAAACTTAAATCTAATTGAAGATGAACCTTATGAATGGGTGTTGCTACTTTCAGGTGATCATATCTATAAGATGGATTATTTGAAAATGATTCAATATCACATCGAAAAAAAAGCACATTTGACCATCTCAGCTATTGATATACCAAAAGAACAAGCTAACAGATTTGGTGTAATTGAAATTGATGAGCAGTTTAAAATAAAATCCTTCGTTGAAAAGCCTTCTAATCCACCTACAATTCCCAACAACCCAAATTCTTCTTTTGTCAACATGGGCATTTATGTTTTTAGTGCTGATATAATTAAAGAAGTTCTTTTGAAAATGGAAGCTAATAAAATTAAAAACCATGATTTTGGTAAAGATGTAATTCCATATATGATTAAAAATAATTACGATATTTTTGCTTACAAATTTGTTGATGAAAATAAGAAGGATACTCCATATTGGGTAGACGTTGGAACCATAGATAGTTACTACGCTGCAAGCATGGATTTAATTAGTGTTAATCCTCATTTCAATCTTTACGATAATGAATGGCCATTAAGAACAAAGCAGCTGCAGTATCCCCCAGCTAAAACAGTTTCGCACGAAGGAGAAAGAGTTGGCAGAGCTTTTAATTCACTTATATCGGATGGGACAATTATTTCAGGTGGACTTGTAGAAAGGTCAATTGTTGGCTTTAATGTTAGAGTAAACAGCTACACTTACGTTACTGATTCAATAATAATGGATAATTGCAAAATAGGAAGGCATTCACGCATAAGAAGAACAATAATCGATAAGAATGTTAACATACCAGAGGGTACTGAAATTGGCTTTGATATTGAAGCCGACAGAAAAAGATTTACAGTTTCTGAGACAGGTATCGTGGTAATCCCTAAAAATTATGTTTTTAATAGCAAATAA
- a CDS encoding M1 family metallopeptidase, with the protein MKQKTALLLGLLFLTIGAIAAIIIIANYSAILHKAENYVSKNYLLKSFDEKLLSDYYLPEQYDLDVLHYTIQLDLFPEQKSIRGKITIKSLLKKASNEVYLNFYDNLEIEKVLLNNNSINFKRDKFHLKLFSSSLLKDTITIYIEYSGKPKSLGFGSFEFGEESGKSVIYTLNEPVFASTWLPCNDLPTDKAYTDLFITNDTPNVSVSNGILIDQSVNGSRKTFHWRTLYPISTYLIAIYSAPYKSFTDKFITENGKVLPLVYYVTPEKLKNAKIDFEEHPQYLNFFTKTFGEYPFIKEKYGVAEFLWNYGAMEHQTITGIGSKFITGKKFFSDMLVHELAHQWWGDAVTPKTWDDIWLNEGFATYSEALYWENYAGKDALISTMQSFSGNFDSGTLYHPFDNIFNRMVYDKGAWVLHMLRGEVGDSAFFHILKTYYYEYRYKNASTRDFEDVCEKISGKNLDYFFYQWIYKGVGIPNIVYKWGISSADSKYLIWVKISQIQKSFSIFKFPLVIRFYFDENNFNDEKFYITTRDTVVQFKAPQYVKNIRLNPENWLLAVIKQEKQK; encoded by the coding sequence GTGAAACAAAAAACTGCTTTATTGCTTGGACTGTTATTTCTAACTATCGGCGCAATTGCTGCGATCATAATAATAGCAAATTATTCTGCTATTTTACATAAAGCTGAAAATTATGTTTCTAAAAACTATTTGTTAAAAAGCTTTGATGAGAAACTTTTGTCGGATTATTACTTGCCTGAACAATATGATTTAGATGTGTTGCACTATACTATACAATTAGATCTTTTTCCTGAACAAAAAAGTATTCGTGGAAAAATTACAATAAAAAGTCTCCTTAAAAAGGCATCTAATGAAGTCTATTTAAATTTTTATGATAATCTTGAAATAGAAAAAGTGCTTTTGAACAACAACTCAATAAATTTTAAGCGAGATAAGTTTCACTTAAAACTTTTTTCCTCAAGTTTGCTTAAAGATACTATTACTATTTACATAGAGTATTCTGGTAAACCAAAGAGTTTGGGATTTGGCTCATTTGAATTTGGTGAGGAGTCCGGGAAAAGTGTGATTTATACTCTAAATGAACCGGTTTTTGCTTCAACATGGCTGCCATGTAATGATTTGCCGACAGATAAGGCATATACTGACTTGTTTATTACTAACGACACTCCAAATGTCTCTGTTTCAAATGGCATTCTTATTGACCAAAGCGTTAACGGCAGTAGGAAAACATTTCACTGGAGAACATTATATCCAATCTCTACTTATTTAATTGCAATTTATTCAGCTCCATATAAAAGTTTTACTGATAAATTTATAACAGAAAATGGTAAAGTTTTGCCGCTTGTTTATTATGTTACTCCTGAAAAATTAAAAAATGCTAAAATAGATTTTGAAGAACATCCTCAGTACCTAAATTTTTTCACAAAAACATTTGGCGAGTACCCATTCATTAAAGAAAAATATGGAGTAGCAGAATTTTTATGGAATTACGGTGCAATGGAACATCAGACAATAACTGGGATTGGCTCTAAGTTTATTACCGGTAAAAAATTTTTTTCAGATATGTTAGTTCACGAATTAGCACACCAATGGTGGGGTGATGCAGTAACTCCCAAAACGTGGGACGATATTTGGCTTAATGAAGGATTTGCAACTTATTCAGAAGCGCTCTATTGGGAAAATTATGCTGGTAAAGATGCACTTATTTCTACAATGCAAAGTTTTTCTGGCAATTTTGATTCCGGGACACTTTATCACCCATTCGATAATATCTTTAATAGAATGGTCTACGATAAAGGTGCGTGGGTGTTGCATATGCTGAGAGGTGAAGTTGGAGACTCAGCTTTTTTTCATATTCTAAAAACTTATTATTACGAGTACAGATATAAAAATGCATCAACAAGAGATTTCGAGGACGTTTGTGAGAAAATCTCAGGCAAGAATCTTGATTATTTTTTTTACCAGTGGATTTACAAAGGCGTGGGAATTCCAAATATTGTTTATAAATGGGGAATAAGCTCTGCAGACAGCAAGTACTTAATTTGGGTAAAAATTTCTCAAATACAAAAGTCATTTAGTATATTTAAATTTCCTTTAGTAATTAGGTTTTATTTTGATGAGAATAATTTTAATGACGAGAAATTTTACATAACTACAAGAGATACAGTAGTTCAATTCAAAGCTCCACAATACGTAAAAAATATAAGGCTAAACCCAGAAAATTGGCTATTAGCAGTCATAAAACAAGAAAAACAAAAATAA
- a CDS encoding UDP-2,3-diacylglucosamine diphosphatase has protein sequence MSEIKTYFFISDIHLGLQQTEIEKVKENLLVNFLRFAKKNCDELFILGDLFDYWFEYKRVIQKGFYKTITALKELSEEGIIIHYLIGNHDFLHRDFFTKEIGIKLYENDFTITLNQKKFYLGHGDDLVTNDVGYKILKKILRNKFLQRIYSLIHPDLGIKIASSTSKKSRNYTKTKNFGEVDGLLEAAKKMIDDGVDYVILGHSHQREFVNYKNGYYINLGSWIEKPCYGKFKDSFEIIEWDLNGRLQT, from the coding sequence TTGAGTGAGATTAAAACATATTTTTTTATATCAGATATACATCTGGGACTGCAACAAACCGAAATAGAAAAAGTCAAAGAAAATTTGCTGGTCAACTTTTTAAGATTTGCCAAAAAAAATTGTGACGAGCTTTTTATTCTTGGTGATTTGTTTGATTATTGGTTTGAATATAAGAGGGTAATACAAAAAGGTTTTTATAAAACTATCACTGCTTTAAAGGAACTTTCTGAAGAGGGCATTATAATTCATTATCTTATTGGAAATCATGATTTTTTACACAGAGATTTTTTTACCAAAGAAATTGGCATTAAACTTTATGAAAATGATTTTACAATTACTCTAAATCAAAAAAAGTTTTATTTAGGTCACGGCGATGATTTGGTTACAAATGATGTAGGGTATAAGATTTTAAAAAAAATTTTGAGAAATAAATTTCTTCAAAGGATTTATTCATTAATTCACCCTGACTTAGGCATAAAAATAGCAAGCTCTACAAGCAAGAAGAGCAGAAATTATACTAAAACAAAAAACTTTGGCGAGGTTGACGGCTTGCTTGAAGCAGCAAAAAAAATGATTGATGATGGTGTTGATTATGTTATTTTAGGTCATTCACATCAGAGAGAATTTGTAAATTATAAAAATGGCTATTACATAAACTTAGGTTCTTGGATTGAAAAACCATGTTATGGTAAATTTAAAGATAGTTTCGAAATTATTGAATGGGACTTAAATGGCCGGCTACAAACCTAA